In Caloranaerobacter sp. TR13, the sequence TCAAAAGAGACATTAAAAAATATAGGTGTCAACATTGCTAATATATTCGTGACAGCTGATCCAGTTTTTACTTTGGAAGCATCAGATGAAAGTAGAGTAAAAGAAATATTTATAAAAGAGGAAATACCTTATGATAAACCTTTGGTTGGATTAGCAGTCAGAGAGTGGAAAAATTCAGACAAACTAAAAGAGACTTTATCTAAAACATTGGACTTTTTAAGTAACAGTTATGGTATGAGATTTTTGCTTATTCCAATGCATTATCCTGAAGATTTAAAAATAAGTCAAGAGATTAAGAAAAATACTAAGGCAGATTGCTATATATTAAAGAACAGTTATAATGTTGAAGACATAATGGGGATAATCAAGCATTTAGATATGATTATTGCTATGAGATTACATTCACTTATATATGCTGCTACACAAGCAGTTCCAATGGTTGGTTTAATATACGACCCTAAAGTTGAAGGTTTTTTAGACATGATTAATGTTGATACTAGATGCAATGTAGATTCGCTTGAGATTGTTGATTTATGTACGCAGATTGAAAAAGTATGGAGAAAGAGAAATGAGTACAATAAATTACTTACAGAGGTAAAATATTTACTTGAAAAAAGGGCAAAAGATAATATAGCTATGGCTTTAGAATTATTAAAAAAGTAGGTGAAATAGTGAAGGACACTATTAAAATAATGGGTATAAGAATAGATAAAGTAACTTTAGATTCTGCTATAGATAAGGTGCATGAATTTGTAAAAAGCAATAAAACAAATGTTATATATACTCCGAATACCGAAATTGTAATGGCAGCAAGAAAAGATGAAGAATTAAAGGCTCTATTAAATGATGGAGACTTGGTTATACCAGATGGCATAGGGTTAGTTTATGCATCAAGAATAAAGAAAAAGCCTCTTAAAGAGAGAGTAACTGGATATGACCTTTCTATAAAAATAATAGAGATGGCTAATAAAGAAGGATTAAGTTTATTTTTGCTTGGGGGCAAACAAGGGGTTGCGCTTAAGGCTTGTGAAAATATAAAACAAAGATATAATAATGTTAAAATAGCAGGTTTCCATCATGGATATTTTAAAGGAACGCATATTGGGTATAAAGCCCATAAAGAAGAAAATGAAGTTATTAAGAAAATCAATGATGCTAAACCTGATATTCTTTTTGTTGGATTTGGAGCGCCTAGACAGGAAAGATGGATTCATGAAAATAAAGATAAATTGAATTGTAAAGTTATAATAGGAAACGGAGGTACTCTGGATATTTTAGCAGGTAATGTTAAAAGAGCTCCTAGAATTTTTCAGACACTAGGACTAGAATGGTTATACAGACTATTGAAAGAACCTTCCAGATATAAAAGACAAATGGTATTACCTTTATTTGCAATGCTGGTACTATTTTCGAAAGATGACATCGTGGAATAGACAAAAAATAGGGAGGAGGTTATTTATGGAAAATATCAAGAAGAATTGGTATAGGTATATAGTTGAATATATAGGTATAACAATTGGTACAATAATTATGGCACTATCTTTAAACTTGTTTTTAGAACCTAATACTATAGCACCAGGTGGGGTAACTGGTTTAGCTATTGTAATAAAGAAAATTATTGGTATAGATGTTGATATTACAAACTTAATTATAAATATACCTTTATTTATTTTTGGACTTATAGTTTTAGGAAAGGCTTTTGGTGCTAAGACTTTATATGGTACATTTGCTCTATCATTTTTTATTAGAATACTGCCAAACGGAAACTTAGTAAATGAATTATTATTGGCTGCAATATTTGGTGGAGTATTGATGGGAATAGGTTTAGGCATAGTTTTTAGATTTGGCGGTACTACAGGGGGAACTGATTTAGCTGGTGCAATTCTTAATAAATACTTCCCTGGTTTTAGTACTGCTACTTTTATGATGAGTATAGACTTGTGTGTTGTAGCTATTGCTGGTATAGTTGATAAGAAACTAGAAACTTCATTATATTCTGTAATAGCATTATACATTATTGTAAAAGTAATAGACTTAATATTAGAGGGATTAGGATATGCCAAAGCTTTCTTTATTATTTCGCAGTATCCTGATAAAATTGGAAATACTATACTTGAAAAATTAAATAGAGGTGTTACAGTTCTTAAAGGAAGAGGTATGTATACTGGTAAAGATAGAGATGTATTATTATGTGTGGTGAATAGATCTCAAGTTACTAAATTAAAAGAAATAGTTCATCAAATAGATAAGAATGCCTTTGTAATGGTAGCAGATATATATGAGGTGCTAGGAGAAGGCTTTAAAGAAATAAAAACTACTGGATAAGGAGGTAAATTGTATGGAAAAACATACTGAGTTTAAGAAAATTGCTACAACATTAAGAAAAAATATCATTAAAATGTTAAACGAATCAGGCTCAGGACATCCTGGTGGTTCTCTTTCAGCATGTGAAATTATTACCGCTTTATATTTTAAAGAAATGAGAATTGACCCTAAACAGCCTAAATGGGAAGATAGGGATAGGTTTGTATTGTCAAAAGGACATGCAGCCCCTGTATTATATGCAGCTTTAGCAGAAAAAGGGTATTTTGCTAAAGAAGAACTAATGAAACTTAGAAAAACAGGTCAAATGCTTCAAGGTCATCCTGATATGAAAGGAACTCCTGGGGTTGATATGTCAACAGGTTCTCTAGGCCAGGGATTAGCAGCAGCAAATGGAATGGCTTTAGCAGCTAAATTAAGTAATAAAGATTATAGGGTTTATGCTCTATTAGGTGATGGTGAAGTCCAAGAGGGAATAATTTGGGAAGCGGCTATGTTTGCTGCGCACTATAAATTAGACAATTTAACTGTTTTCTTGGACCATAATGGGCTTCAAATAGATGGTGAAAATAAAGAAGTTATGAATATAGAGCCTATAGACAAAAAATGGGAAGCTTTTGGTTGGAATGTAATAAAGATAGATGGACATAATTTTGAAGAAATATTCGAAGCTTTAGATAAAGCTAAAGCAACTAAAGATAAGCCAACAATAATCATTGCTAAGACAGTTAAAGGAAAAGGCGTTTCATTTATGGAAAACAAGGTAGGCTGGCATGGTACTACACCTAATGATGAAGAAACAGAAAAGGCACTAGCTGAACTTGGAGGTGAAATGTAATGAGTAAGAAAATGGCAACTAGAGATGCTTATGGTGAAGCACTGAAAGAGTTAGGAAAAGTTAATAAAGATATTGTTGTATTAGATGCAGACTTATCAAAATCTACTAGAACTAACTGGTTTAAAGAAGAATTTCCTGAAAGATTTATAAATGTTGGAATAGCTGAACAGAACTTAATAGGAACAGCTGCTGGGTTAGCAGCGGCAGGTAAAATACCTTTTGCTAGTTCGTTTGCTATGTTTGCTACTGGAAGAGCATATGAGATAATAAGAAACTCAGTTGCTTATCCTAAATTAAATGTTAAGATAGCAGCAACTCATGCTGGAATAACAGTAGGAGAAGATGGGGCTTCACATCAATCAGTTGAAGATTTAAGCTTGATGAGAACAGTACCTAATATGGTTGTTATAAATCCTGCTGACGGTGTTGAGGCAAAAGCAGCAGTATTAGAAGCTGCTAAGTATAATGGACCAGTTTATATAAGATTAGGTAGAAGTAAAGTACCTGTAATATTTAATGAAGAAGATTATAAGTTTGAAATTGGTAAAGGTATAATGTTAGAAGATGGAACTGATGCGACAATTATTGCAACTGGTGTGATGGTATCAGCTGCTTTAGAAGCAAGTAAGAAATTAGCAGAAGAAGGAATTAGAGTTAGAGTGATAAATATTCATACTTTAAAGCCAATAGATAAAGATATTATTGTGAAGGCAGCACAAGATACAGGTGCTATTGTTACAGCAGAAGAACATAATATAATTGGTGGTTTAGGTAGTGCAGTTTCTGAAGTATTAGTAGAAAATTATCCTGTACCAGTAGAAAAAGTAGGAATTAAGGATACATTTGGAGAATCAGGTAATGGTGATGAGCTATTAGTTAAATATGGATTGACACCTGAAAATATAATAGAGGCTGTTAAAAAAGTCATATCAAGAAAAAGAGGATAGTTACATATCCTCTTTTTTTGTTCCATTTTTAACCTCCTTACGAATATATTATTAGTAGCTAAAGTAAGGAGGTGTTTTGATGAAAATACACGTTGTTAAACCTGGTGATTCAGTATGGTCAATAGCAAGAAAGTACGGGACAACTCCTGAAAGTATTATAGAAGCTAATCAGCTGCAAGATTTACCGTATTTAATTGAAGGTCAGGCGTTAGTAATACCAAAAACTTATACTAGATATGTTGTAAAACCAGGGGATACAGTATGGACAATTAGTAGAAAATTTGGTGTAACTGTTGACAGTATTATAGAAGCGAATAATTTACCAAGCCCTAATTTTATTTATCCAGGCATGATCTTAATAATACCGAGTAAAACTAAAAAGTATGGGGTAATTGAAGTAAATGGTTATATTGAACCAACAACTGCTGAGAAAGAGAAAAATACAGTTCAAGAGGTTGGAGAGTTTTTAACTTATATTAGCCCTTTTAGTTATCAAGTTAATGCAGATGGAACACTTAATCCAATAAAAGATGAGGTAATATTGGAAGAATCAAAAAAATATGATATTGCACCTCTTTTAGTTGTTACAAACTTTAGAGGAGGTAATTTTGATACTAAATTAGCTCATACAATCTTAACAGATGAAAAAATACAAAACACACTAATAGACAATATTATTAAAACTATGAAAAATAAGGGTTATAAAGGATTGAATATTGATTTTGAAAGAATACCACCAGCAGATAGAGATTTGTATAATAATTTCTTAAGAAAAGTAGTAGATAGGCTTAAGCCTTTAGGATATCCTGTATCTACAGCGTTAGCACCAAAAACTTATGATATTAGAAAAGGAGCATGGCATGGAGCACATGATTATAAAGCACATGGAGAAATAGTTGATTTTGTAATTTTAATGACATACGAATGGGGATGGTCTGGTGGACCACCAATGGCAGTAGCTCCTATAAAACAAGTAAAGAAGGTGTTAGATTATGCACTAACAGTTATACCTAGTAGAAAGATTATGATAGGAATACCGTTATATGGTTACGATTGGACGCTGCCGTATATGCCTAAAGGAGAATGGGCAAAAAGAGTTAGTCCACAGACTGCTTTGAAGATTGCTGCAAAATATGGTGCTAAAATTGAGTATGACAAAGAGTCACAAGCACCGTATTTTAATTATATTGATGAAGAGAGAAATAAGCATATCGTATGGTTTGAAGATGCAAGAAGCATAGAAGCTAAATTCAAACTAGTGTATAGATATAATTTAAGAGGAGTAAGCTATTGGCTTTTAGGTTTATCATTCCCTCAAAATTGGGTTATGTTAGATGAATTATTTGTAATTAAAAAAATATGACAGGTGAAAAGCCTGTCATATTTTAAATAGTACTATTGTACTAAGCATAAATTTATATATGTTAGAATAAGATATAGAGAAAATACTATTTTTGGTGTAGATAAGCATTATTTATATATAAAGGGGGTATTTTGTGAATAGGAAGTTATGGATTTTGCTTATAGTAGTAATTGTAATTTTGGGAATCATATTTATTCCTAAACTACTAAAAAATG encodes:
- a CDS encoding LysM peptidoglycan-binding domain-containing protein, which encodes MKIHVVKPGDSVWSIARKYGTTPESIIEANQLQDLPYLIEGQALVIPKTYTRYVVKPGDTVWTISRKFGVTVDSIIEANNLPSPNFIYPGMILIIPSKTKKYGVIEVNGYIEPTTAEKEKNTVQEVGEFLTYISPFSYQVNADGTLNPIKDEVILEESKKYDIAPLLVVTNFRGGNFDTKLAHTILTDEKIQNTLIDNIIKTMKNKGYKGLNIDFERIPPADRDLYNNFLRKVVDRLKPLGYPVSTALAPKTYDIRKGAWHGAHDYKAHGEIVDFVILMTYEWGWSGGPPMAVAPIKQVKKVLDYALTVIPSRKIMIGIPLYGYDWTLPYMPKGEWAKRVSPQTALKIAAKYGAKIEYDKESQAPYFNYIDEERNKHIVWFEDARSIEAKFKLVYRYNLRGVSYWLLGLSFPQNWVMLDELFVIKKI
- a CDS encoding transketolase family protein encodes the protein MSKKMATRDAYGEALKELGKVNKDIVVLDADLSKSTRTNWFKEEFPERFINVGIAEQNLIGTAAGLAAAGKIPFASSFAMFATGRAYEIIRNSVAYPKLNVKIAATHAGITVGEDGASHQSVEDLSLMRTVPNMVVINPADGVEAKAAVLEAAKYNGPVYIRLGRSKVPVIFNEEDYKFEIGKGIMLEDGTDATIIATGVMVSAALEASKKLAEEGIRVRVINIHTLKPIDKDIIVKAAQDTGAIVTAEEHNIIGGLGSAVSEVLVENYPVPVEKVGIKDTFGESGNGDELLVKYGLTPENIIEAVKKVISRKRG
- a CDS encoding WecB/TagA/CpsF family glycosyltransferase; this translates as MKDTIKIMGIRIDKVTLDSAIDKVHEFVKSNKTNVIYTPNTEIVMAARKDEELKALLNDGDLVIPDGIGLVYASRIKKKPLKERVTGYDLSIKIIEMANKEGLSLFLLGGKQGVALKACENIKQRYNNVKIAGFHHGYFKGTHIGYKAHKEENEVIKKINDAKPDILFVGFGAPRQERWIHENKDKLNCKVIIGNGGTLDILAGNVKRAPRIFQTLGLEWLYRLLKEPSRYKRQMVLPLFAMLVLFSKDDIVE
- the csaB gene encoding polysaccharide pyruvyl transferase CsaB; amino-acid sequence: MKKRKRVLISGYYGFNNSGDDAILKAIVKEFKCTSKNIDIVVLSKNPSSTQKIYDVKAINRFNIIDMLLEMRNIDMLISGGGSLLQDVTSTRSIIYYLFIIFLAKLFKKPVMIYANGIGPINKRLNRLLTRIILNKVDMITLRDSNSKETLKNIGVNIANIFVTADPVFTLEASDESRVKEIFIKEEIPYDKPLVGLAVREWKNSDKLKETLSKTLDFLSNSYGMRFLLIPMHYPEDLKISQEIKKNTKADCYILKNSYNVEDIMGIIKHLDMIIAMRLHSLIYAATQAVPMVGLIYDPKVEGFLDMINVDTRCNVDSLEIVDLCTQIEKVWRKRNEYNKLLTEVKYLLEKRAKDNIAMALELLKK
- a CDS encoding YitT family protein, yielding MENIKKNWYRYIVEYIGITIGTIIMALSLNLFLEPNTIAPGGVTGLAIVIKKIIGIDVDITNLIINIPLFIFGLIVLGKAFGAKTLYGTFALSFFIRILPNGNLVNELLLAAIFGGVLMGIGLGIVFRFGGTTGGTDLAGAILNKYFPGFSTATFMMSIDLCVVAIAGIVDKKLETSLYSVIALYIIVKVIDLILEGLGYAKAFFIISQYPDKIGNTILEKLNRGVTVLKGRGMYTGKDRDVLLCVVNRSQVTKLKEIVHQIDKNAFVMVADIYEVLGEGFKEIKTTG
- a CDS encoding transketolase, which encodes MEKHTEFKKIATTLRKNIIKMLNESGSGHPGGSLSACEIITALYFKEMRIDPKQPKWEDRDRFVLSKGHAAPVLYAALAEKGYFAKEELMKLRKTGQMLQGHPDMKGTPGVDMSTGSLGQGLAAANGMALAAKLSNKDYRVYALLGDGEVQEGIIWEAAMFAAHYKLDNLTVFLDHNGLQIDGENKEVMNIEPIDKKWEAFGWNVIKIDGHNFEEIFEALDKAKATKDKPTIIIAKTVKGKGVSFMENKVGWHGTTPNDEETEKALAELGGEM